The following DNA comes from Acidobacteriota bacterium.
TCGCCGAACGACTCCCCGTGGTCGCTGACGACCGCCACGATCGCGTCGTCGAGGGCCCCCTCGTCGCGGAGCCGATCCATGAGCACTCCGAGCTGCCGGTCCATGAAGGCGACCTCGCCGTCGTAGTCGGCGAGAAGCGCCGTCCGCTCCGCGGCGGTGAGCGGGCCGCGCCCGTTCAGGACGCGGGCGGCGAGGCCGTTCGCGATGATGTACCCGAGGCGCGGATCGCCCCCGGGCCGCGTGAACCCTTCGGGAGGATCGTACGGGTCGTGCGGGTCGAAGTAGTGAACGAAGAGGAAGAAGGGGCTGGGCGGCCGGCGATCGAGCCACGCGAAGACCTTCTGGTTCACCTCGTCCGCGCGGTTGGCGAAGCGCCTCTCCCCCCCGGCCATCTCCTCCTGAAGCCGCGTGAGCGGGACGTGCCGCTCCGCGTGGAGATAGTTGCTCGCCGCGATCAGGGGTCCGTCGAGAAAGCGGAGGAGCCTCCGCGGCAGCCCCGGCGCGACGCGGGCGAGGGAGCGCGCGAAGAAAATGCGCTCCCACCGGACGGAGAGCGACGGGGCCATGCCGTCGTTGAAGTCGTCGAATCCCTGATCGAATCCGAAAGCGGCCGAGAGCGGGTGCCCGCCGATGAACCCGGCGGTCCGGTATCCCGCCCCGTGGAAGATCTCCGGCAGCGCGACGACCTCCCCGGGGAGCGAGACGTCTCCCCCCTGGCTCTGGAAGACCAGGTGGCCGCCGATGTGCGAGGGGGCGCGGCTCGTGAAGATCGAGGCGGTGGAGGGGATCGTCCACGACGACGACGCGATGCACCGCGTGAAGAGCGTCCCTTCGGCCGCGAGGGCGTCGAACCCCGGTGACGGTGTCGGCGAGGCGCCGTACGCGCCGAGACGATCGGGGCGCGCGGTGTCGAAGCTGACGAGGATGACGTTCGGTGGCCCGGCGCTTCCGGCGGCCCTGTGGCGGGGCTGGCTCGACAGGAGCGGCGCGAACCTCGGCGCCGATCCGAGGTAGGCCGCGAGCGCGGCGAGTCCCATCCCGACCAGTGCGACCCAGATCCACCGGACGGCCCGCCGGAACGATCCCGCCTCCTCGAGGGCCGAGAGCCCCCGGCGCACGGCGGAGGAACGCCCCGCGCCGACCTTCAGGAGCGCGACCGCGAAGAGGCCGATCGCGGCGCCGGCGGCCGCCCCCGCTCCGGCGAGGACGACGAGGTAGGCGCGCGCGTACGGCTCGTCGCCGAACGCCACCGCCCAGTTCGTCGCGGCGCCGAGCGCGCCGAAAGTTGAGGCCGCGGCGATGGCGCGCGAGGGAAGCCCCCGCGCGAGCCCCCCACCCGACGTCAACCCGGCCCCTCCGCGTCCCGGATCTCGCGCAGGCGGGCCTTGTAGGAGCCCGAGGGGATGAGCGCGGCGCCGGCGGGAAGGATGCGGGCCACGTACCCCCACGCCTGCGTCTCGCCGAGGCGCCACCTTATCTCGAGGAGCGCCCGCTCGAGGCCGGACTCCCTCTCGAGGGGATCGAGCGTCGCGAAGATGTCGTCGATCGCGTCGCAGCGATAGAGCTCACCGGCCACCCACGTGCGCCCCTCGAGGAAAAGCGCCGGGAACTCCCCGAGGTCGTAGAGTTGTCCGCGGCAGCGCGCGGGGCCGAGGGGCTTGACGTCCCTCCGCCGCGGCAGGAGATCGGCGTGGAGGCCGTCGATCATCAGGGTTCCGTACACGAAGATCTGTTTGATCATCCCGAACCGCAGTATAGTGCGCGCCGCGCGATTGACACCGGCGCGAGTCCTTTCATATAGTGCGCGCCTCCGCTCCGCGCGAAATGTCGGAGAGTCTCCCATGATGCCGCTGACCGTTCGACGCCGGATTTCACGGAGCCTGCTCGCGGCCGCCATCGCATGGCTGCCTGCCTTCGTCCCCTGCCTCCGGGCGGCCGACGCGGCGGCGGATGCCGCGGCGGATGCCAACTCCCCCGAGCCGGCACAGCCCCCCCCACCGGCGCCGGCCCTCTCCCACGCGGAGATCTCGGGCGACGTCGATCGCTTCGCGACGTACGACCAGTTCGGCAACCCCGACCCGCGCACGTCGCGATGGAACCCGTACCAGCAGAATCCCCTGAAGGCCGACCTCCCCGTCTTCGGGAAGAGCGGCTTCCTCGAGATCTTCGCCCGCTTCAACTCCAACGCGAAGGAGGTCCATCCTCTCGGAACGGCCGGGAAGTTCGACGACACCGAGAAGCAGAACCTGGTGGCGGGCTTCGAGATCAAGAAGGACGAGGACACGTTCCAACCCTCCCCGATCAAGTTCCGCCTCCTCGGCAACTTCCAGCTCGTCGATCCGCCGGGAAGCGCCGTGCAGTCCGTCCAGAGCGGCGCGCTCCAGGAGGCGGTGCTCGACGTGAAGGCCTTCCAGATCGGCGGGAACTTCAACCTCTCGTTCTTCGAGGCCGGCGTCCGCCCGTTCCGGTCGGACTTCAACGGTCTCATCCTCAACGACACCGTCGACGAGGGGCGCCTCTTCGGCGAGCTCCGAAAGAACCTCTGGCGCTACAGCGTCGCCTTCATCCGGACGCTGCCGAAGGACCCGAAGAGCAACCTCGTCAGCTTCAACGCCGATCTCCTGGGCACGCAACAGTCCGTGGGCGCGGTGACGGTGCAGAGGGACGACCTCGTCCCGGGATGGAACGCGGAGTTCTCGTGGCACGCGAACCACGACACGAGCCGGGCCGATCTCAACGTCCAGTACGCGGGGGTGGCCTTCAACGGGCACCTCGGGCGGTTCATCGTCCAGCCCGCCGCGTACTTCGCGTTCGGAACGGACGACCTGAACTCCCTCGCGGGGCGCAGCCAGGACGTCCGCGCGTACCTGGGTTTCCTCGACGTGCGCTACCCGAGCGATTTCGTCCAGTGGCGCTTCGGCGGGCTCTACACGTCCGGAGACCACGACCCGAACGACTCGCGGGCGACGGGGTTCGACTCGATCTCCGATTCGGTCAACCTCTTCGGCGGACCGGCTTCGTTCTTCGTCGGCCAGCCGATCGGCGCCGCCGGCCGTCGCCTCGTGAACGTGAACTCGGCGATCCCTTCGTTCCGCGATTCGACGCGATCCAACTTCGTGAACCCCGGCATCGTCCTGGCCAACGTCGGCGCCGACTTCGTCCTCACGCCGAAGCTGACCGCGGCGGTGAACGTCAACCACATCTCCTTCGTCGACACCTCGAGCCTCGAGCTGGCGAGCGGCACGGCGAACATCCCGAAGAGCGTCGGGCTCGAGGGGGTGCTGGCGCTGCGCTGGCGCCCGATCCTCAACGAGAACTTCGTCGTGGAGGGGGGCGGCACGCGCCTCACGCCCGGCGACGGCCTCAAGAAGCTGGTGGGGAACGATTCGGCCACCGCGATCTTCCTCAACATTCTGGCGGTCTACTGATGAGAGCCACGACGGCGCTGCTTCGCGGGGCGATTCTTCTGACGGGAGTGGCCGCGGCGCTCGCGCTCGCCGCCGTCGCCCCGATTCCGGCCGCCGAGCCCGAGGCGGGCAGCGGTGACGCCGCCTTCGGCCCTCCGTCGGACGGATGTCTCACCTGCCACGCCGGCATCGAGCCGATGCACGACAAGGTCGAGATCACCTGCGTCGGCTGCCACGGCGGGGACGGCTCGGCGAAGGAGAAGCTCAAGGCCCACGTCACCGCGGACTCCCCTGGCCCCTTCACGACCTCCGCGAACCCGCAGTTCTCCTGGGCCACCATCAACCAGCTCCCTCCCGAGTTCGTGCGCTTCATGAACCCGGGAGATCTCAGGATCGCGGACCTGACGTGCGGGCAGGCGAAGTGCCACGCGACCGAGGTGAACCACGTCCGGAAGTCGGCGATGGCGAACAACACGATGCCGCACAACGCCGTCTTCTACAACAACGGCTCGATCGACTCGAAGATCCCGATCTACGGCGAGACCTTCACGATGGACGGGAGCCCGGCGAAGGTCGTCGCCGACCCTCCCCCCACGCCCGCGATGCTCGCGCGCGGCGCCCTGAAGATGCTCCTCCCCCACCCGGAGTTCTTCGTCACGAAGGTGCGCGATCCCTTCCGCCCGTTCGAGCGCGGCAACAACGCCGCCGGCGATCGCGGCCCGGGAACCGACGGGCACATCGCGGCCGTCTTCCTGAACGTGCTCAAGACCCGGCTCAACGATCCGACTCTCTGGCTCCTCGGCGGCAACCAGATCGGCGGCGATTTCCGCCAGAGCGGCTGCACCGCCTGCCACGTC
Coding sequences within:
- a CDS encoding sulfatase, giving the protein MTSGGGLARGLPSRAIAAASTFGALGAATNWAVAFGDEPYARAYLVVLAGAGAAAGAAIGLFAVALLKVGAGRSSAVRRGLSALEEAGSFRRAVRWIWVALVGMGLAALAAYLGSAPRFAPLLSSQPRHRAAGSAGPPNVILVSFDTARPDRLGAYGASPTPSPGFDALAAEGTLFTRCIASSSWTIPSTASIFTSRAPSHIGGHLVFQSQGGDVSLPGEVVALPEIFHGAGYRTAGFIGGHPLSAAFGFDQGFDDFNDGMAPSLSVRWERIFFARSLARVAPGLPRRLLRFLDGPLIAASNYLHAERHVPLTRLQEEMAGGERRFANRADEVNQKVFAWLDRRPPSPFFLFVHYFDPHDPYDPPEGFTRPGGDPRLGYIIANGLAARVLNGRGPLTAAERTALLADYDGEVAFMDRQLGVLMDRLRDEGALDDAIVAVVSDHGESFGEHGLVFHGHYLYDDLTRIVLLVRGRGVPRGASLPDAVAGADVAPTLLDLAGLASPPSFEGRSLVPLLRGTPLPPRPIVSEIFSRIRSWKEWDVFHQTLFSVELGGLKLIRSGSGRTELYDLGADPGELRDLSPARPGDVARLRGILADYIAKAAPPPADTDPRVTDDAVEGLKGLGYIRN
- a CDS encoding gamma-glutamylcyclotransferase, with translation MIKQIFVYGTLMIDGLHADLLPRRRDVKPLGPARCRGQLYDLGEFPALFLEGRTWVAGELYRCDAIDDIFATLDPLERESGLERALLEIRWRLGETQAWGYVARILPAGAALIPSGSYKARLREIRDAEGPG